A stretch of the Streptomyces sp. NBC_00654 genome encodes the following:
- the dusB gene encoding tRNA dihydrouridine synthase DusB: MTTLAPSLPQLRIGPHTVQPPVVLAPMAGITNAPFRTLCREFSGGKGLFVSEMITTRALVERNEKTMQLIHFDASETPRSIQLYGVDPATVGKAVRMIVDENLADHIDLNFGCPVPKVTRKGGGSALPYKRPLLRAILNQAVSNAGELPVTIKMRKGIDDDHITYLDAGRIAVEEGVTAVALHGRTAAQHYGGTADWDAIARLKEHVPEIPVLGNGDIWCADDARRMMRETGCDGVVVGRGCLGRPWLFGDLVSAFEGTATRQAPALREVADVMLRHATLLGEWIGDETRGVIDFRKHVAWYLKGFAVGSEMRKKLAITSSLEELGSQLGELDLDQPWPDGADGPRGRTSGNNRVVLPDGWLKDPYDCAGVSADAELDTSGG; this comes from the coding sequence ATGACCACGCTCGCCCCCTCGCTCCCGCAGCTCCGTATCGGCCCGCACACCGTGCAGCCGCCGGTGGTGCTCGCCCCCATGGCCGGTATCACCAATGCCCCGTTCCGGACCCTGTGCCGGGAGTTCTCCGGGGGCAAGGGGCTGTTCGTCAGCGAGATGATCACGACGCGGGCGCTGGTCGAGCGCAACGAGAAGACCATGCAGCTGATCCACTTCGACGCGAGCGAGACCCCGCGCTCCATCCAGCTGTACGGAGTGGACCCGGCCACCGTCGGCAAGGCGGTCCGGATGATCGTCGACGAGAACCTCGCCGACCACATCGACCTGAACTTCGGCTGCCCCGTCCCCAAGGTCACCCGCAAGGGCGGCGGCTCCGCGCTCCCGTACAAGCGGCCCCTGCTGCGGGCCATCCTCAACCAGGCCGTCTCCAACGCGGGCGAGCTGCCGGTCACCATCAAGATGCGCAAGGGCATCGACGACGACCACATCACCTACCTCGACGCGGGCCGCATCGCCGTCGAGGAGGGCGTCACGGCCGTCGCCCTGCACGGCAGGACCGCGGCCCAGCACTACGGCGGCACCGCCGACTGGGACGCCATCGCCCGGCTCAAGGAACACGTCCCGGAGATCCCGGTCCTCGGCAACGGCGACATCTGGTGCGCGGATGACGCGCGCCGGATGATGCGCGAGACGGGCTGCGACGGCGTCGTCGTCGGCCGCGGCTGCCTGGGGCGGCCCTGGCTCTTCGGCGACCTGGTGAGCGCCTTCGAGGGCACCGCGACGCGGCAGGCGCCGGCCCTGCGCGAGGTCGCGGACGTCATGCTGCGCCACGCGACGCTGCTGGGGGAGTGGATCGGTGACGAGACCCGTGGCGTGATCGACTTCCGTAAGCATGTGGCCTGGTACCTCAAGGGATTCGCGGTCGGTTCCGAGATGCGCAAGAAGCTGGCGATCACCTCCTCGCTGGAGGAGCTGGGCAGCCAGCTGGGCGAACTGGACCTGGACCAGCCGTGGCCGGACGGTGCGGACGGGCCGCGCGGGCGTACGTCGGGCAACAACCGGGTCGTCCTGCCGGACGGCTGGCTGAAGGACCCCTACGACTGCGCGGGCGTGAGCGCCGACGCGGAGCTGGACACCTCGGGCGGCTGA
- a CDS encoding helix-turn-helix transcriptional regulator, translated as MTLRIHFTAADLACTRLAPAPRPLLELDIALRILQERTYPIRFGAWRQESFKRLSPKVRLLFDLVSPTGFSVDFLTPADAGSPEAVLDKVRATPRRQIRGEMERWASRRRTVPAWTQRLGDDPAVLRQLTDTLEHVHTQVVAPYQPRIDVLADADRALRMLQLAQGGVQALLTGLNPRCVRWNPPVLELTMASGSSGDVHLEGRGLLLVPSLFGAVFPALDDGAEPQPFMTFPIRHDERVLVPPQAQTAAVLATIPRVLSALLGRTRATVLCAIADHPGCTTTELARHAGISLASASEHATILRSTGFTATTRHRNAVLHTLTPAGTALLNTSSAQAG; from the coding sequence ATGACCTTGCGGATTCACTTCACGGCTGCGGATCTCGCGTGCACGCGCCTGGCACCGGCGCCTCGGCCGCTGCTGGAGCTGGACATCGCGTTGCGCATCCTGCAGGAGCGGACGTACCCCATACGGTTCGGTGCCTGGCGGCAGGAGTCGTTCAAGCGTCTGTCGCCAAAGGTCCGGCTGCTCTTCGACCTGGTCTCTCCGACGGGGTTCTCGGTCGACTTCCTCACCCCCGCGGACGCCGGAAGTCCCGAGGCGGTACTGGACAAGGTGCGCGCCACTCCCCGTCGGCAGATCCGCGGGGAGATGGAGCGGTGGGCGAGCCGCCGGCGCACGGTGCCGGCCTGGACTCAGCGGCTCGGTGACGATCCTGCGGTGTTACGGCAGCTCACCGACACCCTGGAGCACGTCCATACGCAGGTGGTCGCGCCGTACCAGCCCCGGATCGATGTGCTGGCCGACGCGGACCGGGCATTGCGGATGCTGCAATTGGCCCAGGGCGGTGTGCAGGCGCTGTTGACCGGGCTGAACCCGCGGTGCGTGCGGTGGAACCCTCCGGTGCTGGAGCTGACCATGGCCTCGGGAAGCAGCGGCGACGTTCACCTCGAAGGCCGTGGGCTGCTGCTGGTGCCGTCATTGTTCGGGGCGGTTTTTCCCGCCCTGGACGACGGAGCCGAGCCCCAGCCGTTCATGACCTTTCCGATCCGCCACGACGAGCGCGTCCTCGTTCCGCCGCAGGCACAGACCGCGGCCGTACTGGCGACGATCCCCAGGGTGCTGTCCGCGCTCCTGGGACGCACCCGGGCCACGGTGTTGTGCGCGATCGCCGATCACCCCGGCTGCACCACCACGGAGCTCGCCCGCCACGCGGGCATTTCCCTCGCCAGTGCCAGCGAGCACGCCACCATCCTGCGCTCCACCGGTTTCACCGCCACCACTCGTCACCGCAACGCGGTCTTGCACACCCTCACCCCCGCCGGGACCGCGCTTCTCAACACCTCCTCCGCCCAGGCGGGTTGA